In Flammeovirgaceae bacterium 311, one DNA window encodes the following:
- a CDS encoding major facilitator superfamily permease (COG0477 Permeases of the major facilitator superfamily), with protein MKNKQALALLFTANGISGFAQGVSMLAIPWYFAQQSLSSRFNLMYAIATFCTLFWGLYAGSLVDRFPRKTVFLTTNITEGTVVLAIAAIGFWQQALPWYLVILVFGVTIFGYQIHYPNLYAFAQEITKKGNYQRVTSLLEIVGQSTNVGAGLLAALLLEGLDWQQTLRLGSLEIPLSLHIPRWTIWEIFALDGATYFVSSCLIALIRYVPQTQFEIEVGNVFKRIRTGITFLQQNRTVLIFGLLSYSVFVVVLVELHAVAPIYITNHLQQGGGVLGTMEVLYAMGALSAGVGVRWLFRSKQVVKAVILLMMLAVFSLGVLAFTQSVVIFLGVGLLIGFSNSGIRILRVAYLFENIPNNIIGRTNSVFSMANIMMRVGFILLFSNAYFSQGSNIVWAYGIMALFVLTALVLLVFQYLKPFLDKDGGSSASSAAVRTRPFPKLKRKPSSRASG; from the coding sequence TTGAAAAATAAACAAGCGTTAGCCTTACTTTTTACAGCCAATGGTATTTCCGGCTTTGCCCAGGGCGTTTCCATGCTTGCCATACCGTGGTATTTTGCCCAGCAAAGCCTTTCCAGCCGCTTTAACCTCATGTATGCCATTGCTACCTTCTGCACCCTGTTCTGGGGTTTGTATGCAGGTTCTCTGGTAGACCGCTTTCCGCGGAAAACAGTTTTTTTAACCACCAATATCACGGAAGGTACGGTTGTGTTAGCCATTGCTGCCATTGGTTTCTGGCAGCAGGCCCTGCCCTGGTACCTGGTGATACTGGTGTTTGGCGTAACCATTTTCGGCTACCAGATCCATTACCCCAACCTCTATGCCTTTGCTCAGGAAATTACCAAAAAAGGAAATTATCAGCGGGTAACCTCTCTGCTGGAGATTGTAGGCCAAAGCACCAACGTAGGCGCAGGCTTGCTGGCGGCCCTGCTGCTGGAAGGTCTGGACTGGCAGCAAACCCTAAGGTTGGGCTCACTGGAGATTCCGCTTTCTCTCCACATACCGCGCTGGACGATCTGGGAGATCTTTGCCCTCGATGGAGCCACTTATTTTGTTTCCTCCTGCCTGATTGCCCTGATCCGTTATGTGCCGCAAACCCAGTTCGAAATAGAAGTGGGGAATGTATTTAAACGCATACGCACAGGTATTACCTTTTTGCAGCAGAACAGAACGGTGCTGATCTTTGGATTGCTTTCCTATTCCGTATTTGTGGTGGTGCTGGTAGAGCTGCATGCGGTAGCCCCCATCTATATCACCAACCACCTGCAGCAGGGGGGAGGGGTTTTGGGCACTATGGAGGTGCTTTATGCCATGGGGGCGCTTTCTGCGGGGGTAGGGGTGCGCTGGCTGTTCAGGAGCAAACAGGTAGTAAAAGCAGTAATCCTGTTAATGATGTTAGCCGTATTTTCGCTGGGGGTGCTGGCCTTCACACAATCCGTAGTTATATTCCTGGGAGTAGGTCTGCTCATTGGCTTTTCCAACTCCGGCATACGAATATTGCGGGTGGCCTACCTTTTTGAAAATATTCCCAACAACATCATTGGCCGCACCAATTCCGTATTCAGCATGGCAAACATTATGATGCGGGTAGGTTTTATCCTGCTGTTCAGCAATGCGTACTTCAGCCAGGGCTCTAATATTGTCTGGGCCTATGGCATCATGGCCCTGTTTGTACTAACAGCGCTGGTATTGCTGGTATTTCAGTATCTTAAGCCTTTTTTAGACAAAGACGGAGGTAGTTCAGCTTCTTCTGCTGCAGTACGAACACGCCCCTTCCCAAAATTAAAGCGTAAGCCAAGCTCCAGGGCATCGGGCTGA
- a CDS encoding nuclease SbcCD subunit D (COG0420 DNA repair exonuclease), translating to MKILHTADWHLGKRLQTYSRLEEQREVMDEICRIADEQEVDVVLIAGDLYDTFSPPNEAIELFYKTLHRLAKGGKRAVIGIAGNHDSPDRINAPDPLARACGIILCGRPLSEVKDCKMEAGMEVLRSEPGFAELSIPGYDYPLRLLLTPYANEATMRQYLGEEEREEELRRLLQEHWQHLADTYCDEQGVNMLMTHLFVADQHNPTEEEEGDGERPILHMGGAQAIYTQNMPSQLQYVALGHLHRYQVVSKAPCPVVYSSSPLAYSFSEANQPKFVVLLEAAPGKPVQMKPIRLQSGRRLHRKRFEALEEAISWLQENPSTFVELTMVCDQYLDAKIRKALTKAHDGIVNIIPEPRSLEGEEKNLKYQNSHYQLDMTDMFKNYFKSRKGQEPNETMMALFREILQDGDKT from the coding sequence ATGAAGATACTGCATACCGCCGACTGGCACCTAGGAAAGCGCCTGCAAACCTATAGCCGGCTGGAAGAACAGCGGGAAGTGATGGACGAAATCTGCCGCATAGCCGATGAGCAGGAGGTAGACGTAGTACTGATTGCCGGCGATCTTTACGATACCTTCAGCCCTCCTAACGAAGCGATCGAGCTTTTTTACAAAACCCTGCACCGCCTGGCCAAAGGTGGTAAACGCGCCGTTATTGGCATTGCCGGCAACCACGACTCCCCCGACCGCATCAATGCACCCGATCCGCTGGCCCGTGCCTGTGGCATTATCTTGTGCGGGCGTCCGCTTAGCGAGGTAAAAGACTGTAAAATGGAAGCCGGGATGGAAGTGCTGCGCTCCGAACCGGGCTTTGCAGAACTAAGCATTCCAGGTTATGATTACCCACTGCGGTTGCTCCTTACTCCTTATGCCAACGAGGCCACCATGCGCCAGTACCTGGGCGAAGAGGAGCGTGAGGAAGAATTGCGCCGCCTCCTGCAGGAACACTGGCAGCACCTGGCCGATACCTATTGCGATGAGCAGGGCGTGAACATGCTGATGACACACCTTTTTGTTGCAGATCAGCACAACCCCACTGAGGAGGAAGAGGGCGATGGCGAACGCCCCATCCTGCACATGGGGGGAGCCCAGGCCATCTACACCCAAAACATGCCCTCCCAGCTGCAGTATGTAGCCCTGGGGCACCTGCACCGCTACCAGGTAGTCAGCAAAGCACCCTGCCCGGTAGTATACAGCAGCAGCCCGCTGGCCTATAGCTTTAGCGAGGCTAACCAGCCAAAATTTGTGGTACTGCTGGAGGCTGCACCCGGCAAGCCGGTACAGATGAAGCCCATTCGGCTGCAGAGCGGCCGCAGGCTGCACCGCAAGCGTTTCGAAGCGCTGGAAGAAGCGATCAGCTGGCTGCAGGAAAATCCCAGCACCTTTGTTGAGCTCACCATGGTGTGCGATCAGTACCTGGATGCCAAAATCCGAAAAGCCCTCACCAAAGCCCACGATGGCATCGTAAATATCATTCCGGAGCCTCGTTCTCTGGAAGGAGAAGAAAAAAATTTAAAATATCAAAATTCTCATTATCAGTTAGATATGACTGATATGTTTAAGAATTACTTCAAATCTCGTAAAGGTCAGGAACCCAATGAAACCATGATGGCGTTATTCAGGGAAATACTGCAGGATGGGGATAAGACTTAA
- a CDS encoding phosphoglyceromutase (COG0696 Phosphoglyceromutase) has protein sequence MNNKVILMILDGWGLAQNAAVSAIDKANTPFIDSLYTKYPHSKLEASGLAVGLPEGQMGNSEVGHMNLGAGRVVYQDLAKVTKALLDGELRQNSVLQGAFAQAKQAGRKLHFIGLVSDGGVHSHIEHLKGLLSLAQEAGVPQVYVHAFTDGRDTDPRGGYDYLHDLQQHTQKTGAKIATVIGRYYAMDRDRRWERVKIAYDALVRGVGKPSQEVLKTLQESYAEGVTDEFIMPIINVDEQGQPLAKIENDDVVICFNFRTDRGRQITQALTQEDFPEQNMNKLALHYVTLTNYDETFKNVGIVFEKDKLQNTLGEVLSRHGKTQIRIAETEKYPHVTFFFSGGREVQFEGESRLLCPSAKVATYDLKPEMSAYEIRDSILPELRKGAPDFVCLNFANPDMVGHTGVFEAAVRACEVVDECARAVAETALANDYTVLILADHGNADFMINEDGSPNTAHTTNLVPFIMLNGPQGARLKNGKLGDVAPTILRLMQVPQPADMTGNVLIEA, from the coding sequence ATGAACAACAAAGTAATTTTAATGATACTTGATGGGTGGGGGCTTGCTCAGAATGCAGCGGTTTCTGCTATCGACAAAGCCAATACACCCTTTATTGATAGTTTATATACGAAGTACCCGCACAGTAAGTTGGAGGCTAGTGGTCTGGCAGTAGGATTACCCGAGGGGCAGATGGGCAATTCTGAGGTTGGCCACATGAATCTTGGTGCCGGCAGGGTGGTATACCAGGACCTGGCAAAGGTAACGAAGGCACTTCTGGATGGTGAGCTAAGACAAAACAGCGTATTGCAGGGCGCTTTTGCACAGGCAAAGCAAGCGGGGAGAAAGCTTCATTTTATAGGTTTAGTATCTGATGGTGGTGTGCACTCACACATCGAGCATCTTAAAGGGCTGCTTTCGCTGGCACAGGAGGCAGGAGTGCCGCAGGTATATGTACATGCTTTTACCGATGGCCGCGATACCGACCCCAGGGGCGGTTATGATTATTTGCATGATCTGCAGCAGCATACCCAAAAAACCGGTGCCAAAATAGCCACCGTTATTGGCCGCTATTATGCCATGGACCGCGACCGCCGCTGGGAGCGTGTAAAAATAGCCTATGATGCCCTGGTGCGGGGTGTTGGCAAGCCTTCGCAGGAGGTGCTGAAAACGCTGCAGGAATCTTATGCCGAAGGCGTAACCGATGAGTTTATCATGCCCATCATCAATGTAGATGAACAGGGACAGCCGCTGGCGAAGATAGAGAATGATGATGTGGTGATCTGCTTTAATTTCCGTACTGACCGTGGGCGCCAGATCACACAGGCTCTTACCCAAGAGGATTTTCCAGAGCAGAATATGAATAAGCTGGCGCTGCATTACGTAACGCTTACCAATTACGATGAAACCTTTAAGAATGTAGGCATCGTTTTCGAGAAAGATAAACTTCAGAATACGCTGGGCGAAGTGCTTAGCCGCCATGGCAAAACCCAGATCCGTATTGCCGAAACAGAAAAATATCCGCACGTAACCTTTTTCTTCAGCGGTGGCCGCGAGGTTCAGTTCGAGGGTGAAAGCCGCCTGCTGTGCCCATCTGCCAAAGTAGCAACTTACGACCTGAAGCCAGAGATGAGCGCTTACGAAATTCGGGACAGTATTCTGCCGGAGCTACGCAAAGGAGCTCCTGATTTTGTGTGCCTGAATTTTGCCAACCCCGATATGGTAGGTCACACAGGAGTGTTCGAGGCAGCCGTAAGGGCCTGCGAAGTGGTAGACGAATGTGCCAGAGCCGTAGCAGAAACAGCCCTGGCCAATGACTATACCGTACTTATCCTGGCCGACCATGGCAATGCCGATTTCATGATCAACGAGGATGGCAGCCCTAATACGGCCCATACCACCAACCTGGTTCCTTTTATTATGCTGAACGGCCCACAGGGCGCCAGGCTTAAAAATGGAAAACTGGGCGATGTGGCGCCTACCATTCTTAGGTTGATGCAGGTTCCTCAACCCGCCGACATGACCGGCAATGTACTGATAGAAGCATGA
- a CDS encoding regulatory protein RecX (COG2137 Uncharacterized protein conserved in bacteria) yields the protein MMRKGKSEPPKPLHYADAKAKAMAYCAYQERSRQQLRDKLAEWGQEPDAIERMLGELEAENFLNEERFAIAYAGGKFRTKNWGRYKILQGLKQHRIPEALQQKAMKEIDPEQYWEALLNLLEKKSKSTPDKEPYTRKNKLVRYAISKGYEQDLVWDALKEVEGDD from the coding sequence ATGATGCGTAAAGGCAAGTCCGAACCACCCAAACCCCTTCATTATGCCGATGCAAAAGCAAAAGCAATGGCTTATTGCGCCTACCAGGAGCGCTCCCGACAGCAGCTTCGCGACAAACTGGCCGAATGGGGCCAGGAGCCAGATGCCATAGAGCGCATGCTGGGCGAGCTGGAAGCGGAAAACTTCCTTAACGAAGAACGCTTTGCCATCGCCTATGCCGGCGGCAAATTCAGAACAAAAAACTGGGGCCGCTATAAAATTCTTCAGGGGCTCAAGCAACACCGCATCCCGGAGGCCCTGCAGCAAAAAGCCATGAAAGAGATTGATCCCGAACAGTATTGGGAAGCCCTTTTAAATCTTCTGGAGAAAAAGAGCAAGTCAACCCCTGACAAAGAACCATATACCAGAAAGAACAAGCTGGTTCGCTATGCCATCAGCAAAGGCTACGAGCAAGACCTGGTTTGGGATGCGTTGAAGGAGGTGGAGGGGGATGATTAA
- a CDS encoding SMC domain-containing protein (COG0419 ATPase involved in DNA repair): MIPLSLTIEGLYSYRKRQHIDFEKLSSNGLFGIFGQVGSGKSSILEAIMFALFDDTERLNRSGDDRYYNMLNLQSREFYIEFTFRAGPENGKKYKAVCSAKRNSKPEKFEDVKIGDRRYYEWQDQDWMPLENLKDASTLLAMEYKHFRQTVIIPQGRFRDFIDQTSGERTKMLKELFQLHQYDLAPQTGRLQKQTEMQLENLKGQLKNIGDISPERLTQLQQEAQQADLLANSLQLKHDKLYSQDKFYEELRRKWDAIEQTEHYLKRLESNTEHWQQRSERLQTYQKAYTHFWAGLQQQAALGKELKQMQEDLLKLEQQALAAQTTLGNTRELYQQSREKYDKRDETRASCDDLERILLIKQKEELLHKKQQQLQVCQQQAGTAEAAVKALEKEVKEVEEKLHALEDKNLDGTRLTEVHLWHKRCQEYKQELKREEDGCNELMQTLQSFAQNRRKLINGYEFLLPDNDWERVFTNLSGKCQELEKKQQELLKHKESLAVQHELSRFAQQLQAGGSCPLCGSDNHPKPLQIQHMQEALKKCEEDLKKHLQESQQMRQLEDHLKQLRLKHEHQQQVYEHRQTQLQTVKNRFEQHQSGFSWPEYQEYNLEKLEQLLKEANQHQQHLKQARMQVRSQRDKLEKQQQECDSLRTAAQAVEKEWERLQAEHTTLTSQVNQERLGWLKLDTPRLQASLQRGREQYQEAVSGYEQAQKQMQEAEQRHNQLQGALKAQQTYAKQLLEKSNVQQQELEQLCRQKGFISLEAIKEILRQRLDTEKEQESIDNYYKELNTTSSTLEHLKLQTDGQAYDADTHHGLQQELHELTKTLEVARKEKNIKEREADEMQKQLDKQADLLKKADALDERLQNLKELAGLFRSSGFVDFVSTMHLQDLCRSANERFFKLTSNNLSLELNEANNFIVRDHLNGGKTRLLKTLSGGQSFQAALCLALAMAENVKSLNGADQSFFFLDEGFGSLDKESLRIVFDTLKSLRQENRIVGIISHVEELQQEIDLYLNVENSEEEGSVVVCSWE, translated from the coding sequence ATGATTCCACTCTCCCTCACCATAGAAGGTCTCTACTCTTACCGCAAGCGGCAGCACATCGATTTCGAGAAGCTTTCGTCAAACGGATTGTTTGGCATTTTCGGACAGGTGGGCAGCGGTAAATCATCTATCCTGGAGGCCATTATGTTTGCTCTCTTCGATGATACCGAAAGGCTCAACAGAAGCGGCGACGACCGCTACTATAATATGCTGAACCTGCAGAGCCGTGAGTTTTACATTGAGTTTACCTTCAGGGCCGGCCCGGAAAACGGCAAAAAATACAAGGCTGTATGCAGTGCAAAACGCAACAGCAAACCCGAAAAATTTGAGGATGTAAAGATTGGCGACCGCCGCTATTATGAGTGGCAGGACCAGGATTGGATGCCCCTGGAAAACCTGAAAGATGCCTCCACCCTGCTGGCCATGGAGTACAAGCACTTCCGCCAGACGGTGATTATTCCGCAGGGCCGCTTTCGTGATTTTATCGACCAGACCAGTGGCGAGCGTACCAAAATGCTGAAAGAGCTGTTTCAGCTTCATCAGTATGACCTGGCCCCCCAGACCGGCAGGCTGCAAAAGCAAACCGAAATGCAGCTGGAGAACCTGAAAGGGCAGCTGAAAAATATTGGCGATATCAGCCCGGAAAGGCTCACCCAGCTGCAGCAGGAAGCACAGCAAGCCGATCTGCTGGCCAACAGCCTGCAGCTTAAGCACGATAAACTTTACAGCCAGGACAAGTTTTATGAAGAATTACGCAGAAAGTGGGATGCAATTGAGCAAACCGAACACTACCTGAAAAGGCTGGAAAGCAATACTGAACACTGGCAACAAAGGAGCGAGCGCCTGCAAACCTATCAAAAAGCCTACACCCACTTCTGGGCAGGCCTGCAACAGCAAGCCGCACTGGGCAAAGAGCTGAAGCAAATGCAGGAAGATCTCTTAAAACTGGAACAGCAGGCGCTGGCAGCCCAAACCACCCTTGGCAACACACGGGAACTTTACCAGCAAAGCCGTGAAAAATACGACAAGCGCGACGAAACCAGGGCAAGCTGCGATGACCTGGAACGCATTCTCCTGATCAAGCAAAAAGAAGAACTGCTACACAAGAAACAACAGCAGCTGCAGGTATGCCAGCAGCAGGCAGGAACTGCAGAAGCCGCAGTAAAAGCCCTGGAAAAAGAAGTAAAAGAGGTAGAGGAGAAGCTGCATGCGCTGGAAGATAAAAACCTGGACGGTACGCGCCTTACAGAAGTACACCTGTGGCATAAACGCTGCCAGGAATATAAGCAGGAGCTGAAGCGGGAGGAAGATGGCTGCAACGAGCTGATGCAGACCCTGCAAAGTTTTGCCCAAAACCGCCGCAAGCTCATCAATGGCTATGAATTTCTGCTGCCTGACAATGACTGGGAACGGGTGTTTACTAATCTCTCAGGCAAGTGCCAGGAGCTTGAAAAAAAGCAGCAGGAACTCCTGAAGCACAAAGAAAGCCTGGCTGTGCAGCACGAGCTTTCCCGCTTTGCACAGCAACTGCAGGCGGGGGGCAGCTGCCCCCTGTGTGGCTCCGATAACCACCCAAAGCCACTGCAGATACAGCATATGCAGGAAGCGCTGAAAAAATGTGAGGAAGATCTGAAGAAGCACCTGCAGGAGAGCCAGCAAATGCGCCAGCTGGAAGATCACCTCAAACAGCTGCGCCTGAAGCACGAGCATCAGCAGCAGGTTTATGAGCACAGACAAACACAGCTACAAACAGTAAAAAACCGCTTTGAGCAACACCAGTCAGGCTTTAGCTGGCCTGAGTACCAGGAGTATAACCTGGAGAAACTGGAGCAGCTGCTGAAAGAAGCCAACCAGCACCAGCAGCACCTTAAACAAGCCCGCATGCAGGTACGTAGCCAGCGCGATAAGCTGGAGAAGCAACAACAGGAATGTGACAGCCTTCGCACTGCTGCTCAGGCGGTAGAAAAAGAGTGGGAACGCCTGCAGGCAGAGCATACCACCCTTACGAGCCAGGTAAACCAGGAACGCCTGGGATGGTTAAAACTTGATACGCCCAGGCTACAGGCAAGCCTGCAGCGGGGCCGCGAGCAATACCAGGAGGCTGTTAGCGGGTATGAGCAGGCTCAAAAACAAATGCAGGAAGCGGAACAACGCCATAACCAGCTGCAGGGTGCGCTAAAAGCCCAGCAGACCTATGCAAAGCAACTTCTTGAAAAGAGCAATGTGCAGCAGCAGGAGCTGGAGCAGCTTTGCCGGCAGAAAGGCTTTATTAGCCTGGAAGCAATCAAGGAAATCCTACGGCAGCGCCTGGATACGGAAAAGGAGCAGGAAAGCATCGATAACTATTACAAGGAGCTGAATACCACCAGCAGCACCCTGGAGCATTTAAAACTCCAGACCGATGGACAGGCATATGATGCTGACACACACCATGGGCTTCAGCAGGAGCTGCATGAATTAACCAAAACCCTGGAAGTGGCCCGTAAAGAAAAGAACATTAAAGAGCGGGAGGCCGATGAAATGCAGAAGCAGCTCGACAAGCAGGCCGACCTCCTGAAAAAAGCAGATGCCCTCGACGAGCGCCTGCAGAACTTAAAAGAATTGGCAGGCCTGTTCCGCAGCAGCGGCTTTGTAGATTTTGTATCGACCATGCACCTGCAGGACCTGTGCCGCTCGGCTAACGAGCGTTTCTTTAAGCTCACCAGTAACAACCTTAGCCTGGAGCTGAACGAGGCCAATAACTTTATTGTACGCGATCACCTGAATGGCGGCAAAACACGCCTGCTCAAAACCCTAAGCGGTGGCCAGAGTTTCCAGGCAGCGTTATGCCTTGCCCTGGCCATGGCCGAGAACGTAAAGAGTCTCAACGGTGCCGATCAGAGTTTTTTCTTCCTCGACGAAGGCTTTGGCTCTCTGGATAAAGAAAGCCTGCGCATTGTATTCGATACCCTCAAATCCCTGCGCCAGGAGAACCGCATTGTGGGCATCATCTCTCACGTGGAAGAACTGCAGCAGGAAATTGACCTCTACCTGAATGTTGAAAACAGCGAAGAGGAAGGCAGTGTAGTGGTATGTAGCTGGGAGTAA
- a CDS encoding glycosyl transferase family protein (COG1807 4-amino-4-deoxy-L-arabinose transferase and related glycosyltransferases of PMT family): MEWLQEGSYTAWPENPPLARVIVALGPYLNGHIITPPTQGEQQTMTDYFFASYDMKYFEMGAIEEKLGWMRIFVLPLFLLSVGIVWYWARALGGNRAAFLAVGMYALLPPILAHSGLATTDIGFSAFFTLSIFSFARWLNKPTYRRACIFGVCMAAALLSKYSTLAFSPPVALLLLVLFRIYGLAQTGLSGRNWGLRALKSAAVGIVVAFLLVWAFFGFSAGTLGNEPTIQAAIQEGAIPAAYGNLWLPAPEWFAGLGLLMLHNQQGHLAYIAGEVSVHGFWYFYLLTTLVKTPLPFLLLLLAGATGACLHLDRPRNWEAMALSLLPFAIILGGLTSNINIGIRHILIIYPLGAIGASIGLMRLLGYVTERYGALWKKAVPPALVLWQLTIAAMAYPAYLSYFNPIAGEEPGELLIDSDLDWGQGMFELAEFCRKNKIESLSLSYFGLGQDCWYGLPVIKNLSPDSVAEGWVAVSEVAYRGVWGGMATPAEACHSLSFRPIINDKLQPSTGFRWLDKYPLKAKLAGSIRLYYIDKKEPVQAPLKLRGTVK, encoded by the coding sequence ATGGAATGGCTGCAGGAAGGAAGTTATACTGCCTGGCCAGAAAATCCACCGCTGGCACGTGTGATCGTAGCACTGGGGCCTTACCTGAATGGACATATTATCACTCCACCCACCCAAGGGGAGCAGCAGACAATGACAGATTACTTCTTTGCATCCTACGACATGAAATACTTTGAAATGGGTGCCATTGAAGAAAAGTTAGGCTGGATGCGCATCTTCGTATTACCCCTGTTTCTCTTATCAGTAGGAATTGTCTGGTATTGGGCCCGGGCATTGGGCGGTAACAGGGCAGCATTTCTGGCAGTAGGCATGTATGCATTGCTCCCTCCCATACTGGCTCACAGCGGGCTGGCCACTACCGATATAGGATTTTCTGCTTTCTTCACCCTCTCCATCTTTAGTTTTGCCCGCTGGTTAAACAAACCCACGTACCGCAGGGCATGTATATTTGGAGTATGTATGGCCGCTGCCTTGCTAAGCAAATACTCAACCCTGGCATTTTCCCCCCCAGTTGCACTGCTATTACTGGTGCTCTTTAGAATATACGGACTAGCGCAAACAGGCTTATCCGGACGTAACTGGGGGTTGAGGGCACTAAAAAGCGCTGCTGTGGGAATAGTTGTTGCATTTTTATTGGTATGGGCCTTTTTTGGTTTTTCTGCAGGCACCCTTGGCAATGAACCAACCATACAGGCCGCTATTCAGGAGGGTGCTATCCCTGCGGCCTACGGAAATCTGTGGCTGCCGGCGCCGGAGTGGTTTGCCGGCCTGGGCTTGCTGATGCTCCACAACCAGCAGGGACACCTTGCCTATATTGCCGGAGAAGTATCCGTACACGGCTTCTGGTACTTTTATTTGCTGACTACCCTTGTAAAGACACCCCTGCCTTTTTTACTGCTTCTCCTGGCAGGGGCTACAGGTGCCTGTCTCCACTTAGATCGCCCAAGAAACTGGGAGGCGATGGCGCTATCGCTGCTGCCTTTCGCTATTATTCTGGGAGGCTTAACCAGCAACATCAACATTGGCATCAGGCATATCCTGATCATTTATCCTTTAGGAGCCATAGGCGCCTCAATAGGACTCATGAGGCTGCTTGGGTATGTAACGGAACGTTACGGTGCGCTCTGGAAAAAAGCTGTACCCCCTGCCCTGGTACTCTGGCAACTTACTATTGCTGCAATGGCCTATCCTGCCTACCTCTCCTACTTTAATCCTATTGCAGGAGAGGAGCCAGGTGAATTACTGATTGACAGCGATCTGGATTGGGGACAGGGTATGTTTGAACTGGCAGAATTTTGCCGGAAAAACAAGATAGAATCATTAAGTCTCTCCTACTTTGGCCTTGGCCAGGACTGCTGGTATGGATTACCCGTGATAAAAAACTTGTCGCCTGATTCAGTTGCAGAAGGTTGGGTAGCCGTTAGCGAGGTGGCCTACAGGGGCGTATGGGGAGGAATGGCTACACCCGCAGAAGCCTGTCACTCGCTTTCTTTCAGACCCATCATCAATGATAAGCTCCAACCCAGCACCGGGTTTCGCTGGCTCGATAAGTACCCCCTGAAGGCAAAACTGGCCGGCTCTATCCGCTTATATTATATAGATAAGAAAGAGCCTGTGCAGGCACCATTGAAGCTTAGGGGAACTGTAAAATAG
- a CDS encoding nicotinate-nucleotide pyrophosphorylase (COG0157 Nicotinate-nucleotide pyrophosphorylase) encodes MQRLFYFCAVNPSYITEKSLSDFISAALLEDVGPGDYSTLASVPADAQNRARLLIKDAGVLAGVEMALHIFRQVDPRLQVKVLLEDGSPVKKGDIGLEVNGNARSILTAERLVLNCMQRMSGVATITQRMVKLIEGTGAKLLDTRKTTPNFRIAEKWAVVIGGGYNHRYGLYDMVMLKDNHTDFAGGIRQAIESTNKFLAEKSLSLKIEVETRSLQEVEEVLSVGGIHRIMLDNMTPEVMRQAVQLINKQYETEASGGITEGSIRAVAESGVDYISVGALTHSAQPLDISLKAF; translated from the coding sequence TTGCAGCGCCTTTTTTATTTTTGCGCCGTGAATCCTAGTTACATAACTGAAAAGAGCCTCTCCGACTTTATTTCTGCCGCTTTGCTGGAAGATGTTGGTCCGGGAGATTACTCAACCCTTGCCTCGGTACCGGCCGATGCCCAGAACCGTGCGCGCCTGCTCATTAAAGATGCCGGTGTACTTGCCGGTGTGGAGATGGCCCTGCATATCTTTCGGCAGGTAGACCCCCGGCTGCAGGTAAAAGTACTGCTGGAAGATGGCAGCCCGGTGAAGAAAGGCGATATCGGGCTTGAAGTAAACGGCAATGCCCGCAGTATTCTAACTGCCGAGCGGCTGGTGCTTAACTGCATGCAGCGCATGAGTGGTGTTGCCACCATTACGCAACGCATGGTAAAGCTGATAGAGGGTACTGGTGCAAAATTGCTGGACACCCGCAAAACCACACCCAACTTCCGGATTGCTGAAAAATGGGCGGTAGTAATTGGCGGTGGCTACAACCACCGTTATGGCCTTTACGACATGGTGATGCTGAAAGACAATCATACCGATTTTGCCGGCGGCATTCGCCAGGCAATTGAAAGTACCAATAAATTTCTGGCAGAAAAGAGTCTTTCACTGAAAATAGAAGTAGAAACCCGCAGCCTGCAGGAGGTAGAAGAAGTACTGTCAGTTGGAGGCATCCACCGTATCATGCTGGATAACATGACCCCCGAAGTAATGCGGCAGGCTGTACAGCTCATCAACAAACAGTATGAAACAGAAGCCTCAGGCGGTATAACCGAAGGCAGCATACGGGCAGTGGCCGAAAGCGGTGTAGATTATATTTCAGTTGGCGCCCTCACCCACTCCGCCCAGCCACTTGATATCAGCCTGAAAGCGTTTTAA